A segment of the Gossypium hirsutum isolate 1008001.06 chromosome D10, Gossypium_hirsutum_v2.1, whole genome shotgun sequence genome:
ATGTAGTCTGGATGTCGAGCCTGCTGTTGTCTTGTATCTGAATGAAAGATTATTACGAGGTTCATTTCAGCTTCAGGTGTATTTATATAACAATGAAATAATGGCCATTgcatgtgaaaaataaaataaaaatgcaacttttttattttgattctgcGAACGCAAGAATCAGTGAAGTTACAAGTTGATATCACCAATAGTCGTTACAAGAACAGAACCCTCTCTGAAAGAAATGAAATCTGTTATTATCTCGCACAATAATCTCTCTGTTATAAGTTTTTGACACTAATTTGGCAAATGAATGGCAGTCAGAACAGATTCGAAGATTCTTAACAACCCGGATCGATGTGCCCTGATCGGTGCTGATTAGCCCAAATGCAATTGCTAGTTTTTCACTATGTCTACTAAGTACGTATTCTTTCTCCTCCTCGTCAACATTAAGTAGAACATTACTAAGATCTGGAGCATGTCCAGCAGCCTCCACTCTGCAGTGCATTTCATCTAGCATTGCAGCTATGTGCATCATTTCTGGATGGGATTCATCACCCGAAGTGAACTCATGAATTTGTCCATTTACCTCTATTGAGCTTGATCCAGGCACTTTTCGAGCCCCCTTCTCTTTCAACTGCCGCCTCACCTTTGCAACATCAGTCCATTTCCCAGCAGAGGCATATATGTTAGACAGAAGCACCTGGATACCAGTTCTGTCAGAAGCTAATTCTTTCATCCTTTCAGTTGCATATCCTGCCATATCAATATTTCTGTGCATCCTGCATGCTGCTAAAAGAGACCCCCAAATTACATCATTAGGCTCCATTGGCATTAATTTTATGAGATCTAGAGCTTCTTCCAAGAATCCAGCACGGCCTAGCAGATCAACCATACACCCATAGTGCACAATTTGGGGAGAGATTTTGTGGACTGACGTCATCGACTTGAAAATATCTCGCCCTTGCTCGACTAACCCTCCATGGCTGCAGGCTGTTAGCAACCCCACAAATACTACTCCATCAGGTTTGACTCCTTGTCGAAGCATCTTGTTGAAAAGCTCAATAGCTTGATTGCCGTTTCCCTCCATAGCCATTGCTCCAATGGCAGCAGTCCAAGCCGACACATCTCTGTTTTCTATGTTATTGAAGATCTTCATTGCAGTTGAAGGATCACCACACCTAGCGAACATATCAACTAAAGCTGTACTTAGACGAATGTCACAgggaattttgttcattttgataTAAGCATGGATCCACTTGGCAAGATGAAGTGCTCCTAAATATCCACAGGCAGATGCAATACTCACCATAGTCACCCTATCTGCTTTTATTCCTTTATTTTGCATTGTTCGAAAAAGTTCAATGGCTTGTTCGAACATGCTCTCTTGTACCAAAGCACTGATTATAGTGTTCCAAGACACAAGATCACTCTCTGGCATATTGTTGAAAACTTCCCAAGCTGAACTGAGATCACCATTTCTAATATAACCAGCCATTACCGAATTCCATGATACAACTGTCTTGTTAGCCATGCGATGAAAAACCGCAAATGCCACTTCCTGTTTACCACACTTCATGTACATGTCAATTAGAGCATTTGAAATACTATCCCAACCTTCAAGTCCATTCCTCAAAACATAAGCATGACAACATTTTCCCAAAAAAATGCTGCCTAGTTGCGCAGACACTGAGATTGTAGATAATATAGAAACCCTATCAGGCACCAGCCTCTGTCTCAGCATTTCCTCCAAGATAAAGAGTGCTTCCCTCACCATCCCGGAATGCACATAATTTGACATTATTGTATTGCAAACAACCAAATTTTTCTGTTCACATTCATCAAACAGCCGCTTTGCAGTATCAAAAGCACCGCATTTCATATACATATCCACAAGCGAATTCACCATTAAAGTATTAACTTTCACTCCCAAGCTACTAATGTATCCACGCACTCTCTCACCCAATTCAAGATCCCTCAACTTTGCACAGGCAGAAATTACACAAACCATCGTAACTGAATTCGGCCTAGTACCTTCCTCCACCATCTCAAAAAACAATTCAACAGCCTCCTTAGCCAAACCAGACCTTGCATAACCACAAATCAAACTGGTCCAAGATACAACATTTCTGTCAATCATTTCATCGAACACCTTTTGTCCCATCACAATTTCCCCACAGTCTGCATAGAAGTGAATCAAagaattcaatataaacatatcTCCTTGAAAACCCATTTTTATAACCGATCCATGAACCTGAAAACCCTCAGCAGTCGCTGAAATTTTTGTGCACGCACTTAGTAAGTAGGGGAACGTGTATTTATCAGGCGAAATGCCCAGACTCAGCATTTCAAGATACACCCGGATAGCTTCCTTGCCAAGACCAATAGAAGAATAACCTCTAATCAGTGAATTGTACATAAACAAAGTACCATCATTTTGATTATCGTATCTAAATTGATTTAAGATATTTTTAGCATAAACTAAGCTCTCAAAAGTACCCAACGCAGTACATGTTGAGATAAGCTTCGCTACAGTAGAGGGACGGTGAATTAGTCCTTGCTTAGCGATTTGACAGTGCAGTTTTCTGAGTTCAGTCAGGTTTCTGCAATCTTTCAAAGAACCAGTCGGAGAGGAGTCATTGGTTTTGGGTAGGGTTTGGTTTGTGAGATCTTTTAAGGCTTGAGAAGTTATTACAGGAGACAGAGAGGTTGCCGCCATTGGTGAGATGTGTAATATTCGTGCTGCAGCTGCAGCAATGGCCAATTTTAATCAGATTTTATGGCAAAAAAAGAAGATTTTCTTTGTTACattaatatttcattattttttttaccggtatcacatataattttatatataaaagatgattttatgtaattatatatatatgaaattttgaattaatttaaattttataaattattatatttattattttatatttatatattatatatataaataattatatttatttaatataaaaataaattgaggtatttatttaaatgtgtatgattgaatcaaaattaaggtTTTATATAGATATTTGAACTACAATTAAAATTGTGTATAATTacacaaattaaaatttatacattaagttacatattaaatcaaaatttatgtataattttaagatttttctctaaattttataatatatacttttatttgTTCAAAATTTGATGCTCTACTTTTATAGTAGTTCATTTTGCATCATTTGATTAATATTTTCGATTAACTCTATTTGAAATTTAGGTATGAACATTTATAGGTTTTtatgaattttctttttaatttcacaattcTTTTTTTCCTTTGAGAAAAAGATagaagtaaattttgttaaaggCACTTTTAGATGGTCATTTATATTTAGTGCGGTGCATTTAGCTTTTTCTTTGTCTTATGTTGTAGTATTTAATTTTACTGTcaccgttatttttacactaattacaggtagaggtgatcatgggtcagGCTGGGTTCAAGCCAAGCCCAAGTAAAAATTTAGGACCGTTTGCTAGGCTCGGGCcagcccaaaaaatgggcctaaaaatttgcccaagctcagctcggataaaaatgctaaaatccgAGCTCGACccggcccgcccatattaattttttatattatattattttt
Coding sequences within it:
- the LOC107914881 gene encoding pentatricopeptide repeat-containing protein At3g22690, translating into MAATSLSPVITSQALKDLTNQTLPKTNDSSPTGSLKDCRNLTELRKLHCQIAKQGLIHRPSTVAKLISTCTALGTFESLVYAKNILNQFRYDNQNDGTLFMYNSLIRGYSSIGLGKEAIRVYLEMLSLGISPDKYTFPYLLSACTKISATAEGFQVHGSVIKMGFQGDMFILNSLIHFYADCGEIVMGQKVFDEMIDRNVVSWTSLICGYARSGLAKEAVELFFEMVEEGTRPNSVTMVCVISACAKLRDLELGERVRGYISSLGVKVNTLMVNSLVDMYMKCGAFDTAKRLFDECEQKNLVVCNTIMSNYVHSGMVREALFILEEMLRQRLVPDRVSILSTISVSAQLGSIFLGKCCHAYVLRNGLEGWDSISNALIDMYMKCGKQEVAFAVFHRMANKTVVSWNSVMAGYIRNGDLSSAWEVFNNMPESDLVSWNTIISALVQESMFEQAIELFRTMQNKGIKADRVTMVSIASACGYLGALHLAKWIHAYIKMNKIPCDIRLSTALVDMFARCGDPSTAMKIFNNIENRDVSAWTAAIGAMAMEGNGNQAIELFNKMLRQGVKPDGVVFVGLLTACSHGGLVEQGRDIFKSMTSVHKISPQIVHYGCMVDLLGRAGFLEEALDLIKLMPMEPNDVIWGSLLAACRMHRNIDMAGYATERMKELASDRTGIQVLLSNIYASAGKWTDVAKVRRQLKEKGARKVPGSSSIEVNGQIHEFTSGDESHPEMMHIAAMLDEMHCRVEAAGHAPDLSNVLLNVDEEEKEYVLSRHSEKLAIAFGLISTDQGTSIRVVKNLRICSDCHSFAKLVSKTYNREIIVRDNNRFHFFQRGFCSCNDYW